In Bombus terrestris chromosome 13, iyBomTerr1.2, whole genome shotgun sequence, the DNA window GTAATCCTGCTTTATCTTATATCTATTACCCATGGCTACTCTTATTACTTTGGGGGaataaattactattaataatataaatcctTGTGAGCAATTCATTTGATATACgtcaataaataaacaaatgttcTCAATCATATGCAACTTATTTgagaacaaattattatttcaatcttGTGCACATGggcatatttttttaaattgaagttTTATGATTAAGTGAAactaacatttatatatatatttatgtatctatatatatataaatgttatgtGAAATGTTTAATGGCTTGATTACACTTTTCATTCACTCAAACCAATCATTCTGCAACAAACACATTCCTCACCATAGTACAAACCATGTAATcttcaatattattttgaatgCTTAAACAAGCGAACAAATGTACTGTAGAGCTATATGTACGATTACATCCGTTCACTGTTACTTTATTCGTCTATTTTTTTAACTCTTTAACATCGTACATtgcattttaaagaattttaatctttttaaaaatttattgaaatcaaATATCGCTTCTTCATAGTTCTTTAatacttctttttattattaggtATATCCAGGATAGCTGCCTCACTGATACAGTGAGTTACAGCGAAGTCCATTTAAAGTGTGACTTAGTATTAGATTATCCTTTTTTTAATACTACACTTtaagtttaataatattatacataacagaaataatttgtttaaaaaatataacacttTTTTATCATGTGTGGCAAAATACTTAAAATGTTTTGCATATCTCCACTtagaacaaaattatttcaagtaaaatatataaatctatgtTAACTGAAAATCTTGATCTTTggcaaatacatttttttcttaaaaagctCTGTATGTTTGTCGTGTATGcatgtgtgtatatgtgtaatTGTTTTTGCGTATGTGTGTACCACTcgcgtacgtacatatatagtattgcgcACACATGAACATAACGAAAATACCAGGATATTTTGTGCTAATGTAAATAGTTTGGTTAAAGGTCCCACTCCTTTTCAGACTTACTCGCTACAGTTTTGTTTTCTAACGAGCGTAGAAAATGAGGACAGGGTGTGTGTCAGGGATCATTGTCGCATCGTTTAGTCAGCATCCTAATGTCTATTAACACAGTACCAGTAACAATAATCCTAGATTAAACACGCTAAACGTTTTGTAGCTCGGTCTCTAATAAatctaatttattaattaatccaAACTGTGCTACCAAGTATGATGTAAATGTAAATTCCTTGAAAGAACAGACCGTACATCCTGTGTAAAACGAAGTGCATCCAAAACTGGAAGTAAACTTAACAGAGCAGTATCTCCCGCATCGCTAAACCATGACTTTATTGGTATTGCATTATCTGCCataaacagaaaaaaaggaataaacaaTCGCTTCCTAAAAATGCTTAACACGTGAATAACATTTTTAAgtctaaaatatctaaaaacgaaatatcaattaaaaaattatagttGTCCAATATAACATCCAAGAAAATCCGATTATACAACACTttctttatgtaaaaatatgctATTCAATTTCTAACGAATGGATTATGATTTTCTTGAATGCTGGAGATAAAAagcattgaataaaaataaaatctaatctTTAATCTAGTACCTGATACAcaggaattattaaaaaaaacgaTTAAAACAGTCGAAATTAGTTCATTGCCAATTCGGCGTAGTGTCCAGTGCTTATTCAAGTGGAGGAGCATTGGCAATTGAGCATATTTTACATCTATCCATAGGCCTGTATTCAGTGCTTGCTTACAGAACATCAACGCTGATAGCTGCAAATAGATacgtttttcaataaaatttatctCGGTGTTCGATTTCATTATTTGTTTACCCAGTCAAACTATATAAAATGTAAGTGTAGGAACTAAACGacatgaaagaaaaattataaaatatgtcaaTGTTTTCTCTGTTATTAATGCGCGCAGCAccgtttatttaaaataattacaacAATGATCATATCAACGATAATAACAGTAATAGATGCACCgaaattgatttaaattaaaaaattaataaattcgttTTGGTAGAAaaagtttcataaaataaacTACGTAtcttaaataatgttttaaatcTTAGTTTCGATGTTTtagtttacaaaataaaattgcaatgaTGGAATAATTTGATATCAATGGCTGCATAGACAATATAaactcataaaataatatataattctgTATTTATCTGTATCCCTAACAACTACAATCAGTACACAAAACGTCTTTAATCATTAAAGCATATGGACATCAGAatgtatttgtaaaatgttatttatgagTGGAATTTCTGAATGAATTTGATTAAGAGTTGTTGAGTAATGAGATTaggaaatatttaatcaatatttttaatgtagATCGAGATAGAATTATTCCACTACACATAGTTGTGCACATGTAAGCAAGTTCTGACTACAGGTTGTGATATATAGTACATGATACGACAatagtattaaaattataaaaacaatcctatatgtaaatatgtatactaAATTCGTGTATATATTCATTTCATCTTTTATTAATCGTTTttgtatttgtaataatttgttCACAATTATTGTTGTATCATGCATAAAATTAAACAGTTTTATAATAcatgattatttttaatacatacgaaaaaaattaaaaaactagGAAATCGTGTTAAATCAGACAACTACATTATAAGagttatgaaaaattaatattattgcattaacaaaaacaaatattatGAATACTTACGAGGATAAGCCCTGTAGGCTCCAGGACTGTTATCAAGTATAAAGACTGATGCTAGATCTGAACAAATTGCAGATAGATCTTTAGTATAGGAACCCATTTCTGGTGTACAATGTTGTCTATAGTATCTTCTTCTTAAAATACCCCTGTTGTTATCTAACTTTTCTGCAACAGCTGCTCCATAGATTTCCATGGAAGCAGTGAAAACCACTAGTTCGTACCTTTAAgaataggaaaaagaaagaacatttatttttcaatatatttaatagcatatgttatattaaaaatatcaacagTTCATAATTGATATGATTTCTTATCTAAAGGCATAATAAGTACAAAGTCtcaattgaaatataaatgaaagttATTTTCTGATAATGAAACTTACCATTGACTAACAATATCTAGAAAGAAATCTACATGTGGTCTTTTGTGGACAAAAAATCTGACTGGATGTCTATCTATTTTCACCTTAAGAATAAAATCTGGTGGTGTACCAAATCTAACTGTTGGCCTTGCTACTCCATCATGATGAGAGTGAATTAATGTTTCATCCAAATCCAATACTAGTACTTTCCTTTTAACTATACCTATAATACATTTTAGTTATATATACACATTAATAGCTTATAGCAACACATCTAACATAGAATATCAGTAATACTTACTAAGTCTGTGCCTTGACAATGGAGATAATGGAAAGATCTCATATTTAACAGGTTGCATTTGTGATATCTAAAAATGCATCAATTATAAaacatgaattatttatttaatatttagcatatatataataatgccTCTATTATTAACATAAATAAGCAACAGAAATAATGATTGAATGCAGTGTGCTTacataaaacatatttatattaatggAATATGACATGTGTAAAAATAAGGGAAAATAATGtaaggaaaaataataaaaagattctTCAAATTAAGATACTTTATTGTTTTATGGTAAACAAATGTCATTATTTACCTGgctgttaaaatatatttaatatgtgagAAACACAATACATAGAACACAATATATACATCGTTTACTAATTAAAAATGCTGATTAACAATGATATAGCAAAAGCATATGATACTTCAAATCCTCATATGACCCTCCAGAAAATATGATAATCATGATTATTCTATATGTTTTTACCATCAAAAGCAAAAGAAAGGGATTACAATGTTAAAGAAAAGAGCTTTTAATCATTGCACGGAATGTTTTAACATAATTAACGCTGCATTATGAACACGCTATATTGTGACAACATGATCATAACAAATATTCACTGGAACCGACGGAAAATTGTTGTAAATGGAAAAACgtgaattaatatatttaatggaGAAATTGACACAATACCAGGaggatattatgttataaaaattgtaagggAAAAAATGCTAGTAGAGGCGCGAAGCACCTACTTACGGCTCTAACCTGCTTCTTGAGGAGAAAGAAGACGCATGTCCACAATCGGGAGGCCATCAAGAGGAAAGCTCTCATCCCCATCTGCAATTGCTTCAGCATCTCTACTGATCTTCTTACCGGGCCGAAGTCCGGCAACACTTGATCTCCAGTCTCGCCTACGTTAGGGTCTCTTTTTCCCTTGCAACACTCCACTTCACGTTGTAGTATTATACAAACTTTATCGTAAACAAACGTCTTTTACGCGAATAGGAAACATGGAATCTGAATATTCATCAACATTACGAACCTTCCGCGTATAGTAGCGGCGTGCACATGCAAATACGCTTTTCCATATCTTGTCATGTTTTGGTAGAAACTACAGGCAAAATCTATGTGCGAATCTTTTTCACATACACCACGCAGTAGCCGCCATCTTTCGCACATCGACCCAATTTTTCCATGCGCTTAGCTAGCGCGCATGATATTCTCAAAATTCTACTTTATGTGTACCATACACCGTTTACATTTCCCGCGAGCCGACTGCACAAGAGAAAATTGAGAAATATAATGATCAGACTAATCataaatcattatatatatatatatatatatatatatatatatatatatatatatatatctaataggatggtattatataataacaagaaattcattcattattcaaaagtttaaatacaaatttcgGATTCAAAGCATTGTTCTTTtaagttttcaaaaatttatattgCGTATGATTAGTTAAAATCACATCTTATAAAAAAACCAATACTCAGTGTTCTGTACATCATATGTATTAATGAATACAACAAACAACACACTCGATTCTGTCGGCGAACAACAATTAGATAAGAAATCATCAAAGTGTTATCACTTTCTTTTATGGAATGAAAGCACGAATATCTGCTATATCAAATTGATATTAAAGCATGACATTCAGTTTTCGCTGTTATCGAAAACTATACCACGCGgtcaattttgtttttttttccctATTGATTACAAAGATGACGCAATATTTGATCATTTCACTGCTATGTTCTTCCTgaataagttaaaaaattaatattatttaaattcactAGGAAATCGCCAATTTATTCTATCATCTgggataatattaattaaacagcACTAATTATTGTTTAGTAGgaatttataaaaagtattacTACCTATTTCTGGACACCTCTTTTTGGATTAATAGAACTTACCGTAAAAGtg includes these proteins:
- the LOC100647475 gene encoding CTD nuclear envelope phosphatase 1 homolog isoform X1, with translation MEKRICMCTPLLYAEVCIILQREVECCKGKRDPNVGETGDQVLPDFGPVRRSVEMLKQLQMGMRAFLLMASRLWTCVFFLLKKQVRAISQMQPVKYEIFPLSPLSRHRLSIVKRKVLVLDLDETLIHSHHDGVARPTVRFGTPPDFILKVKIDRHPVRFFVHKRPHVDFFLDIVSQWYELVVFTASMEIYGAAVAEKLDNNRGILRRRYYRQHCTPEMGSYTKDLSAICSDLASVFILDNSPGAYRAYPHNAIPIKSWFSDAGDTALLSLLPVLDALRFTQDVRSVLSRNLHLHHTW
- the LOC100647475 gene encoding CTD nuclear envelope phosphatase 1 homolog isoform X3; translated protein: MEKRICMCTPLLYAEVECCKGKRDPNVGETGDQVLPDFGPVRRSVEMLKQLQMGMRAFLLMASRLWTCVFFLLKKQVRAISQMQPVKYEIFPLSPLSRHRLSIVKRKVLVLDLDETLIHSHHDGVARPTVRFGTPPDFILKVKIDRHPVRFFVHKRPHVDFFLDIVSQWYELVVFTASMEIYGAAVAEKLDNNRGILRRRYYRQHCTPEMGSYTKDLSAICSDLASVFILDNSPGAYRAYPHNAIPIKSWFSDAGDTALLSLLPVLDALRFTQDVRSVLSRNLHLHHTW
- the LOC100647475 gene encoding CTD nuclear envelope phosphatase 1 homolog isoform X2; translation: MEKRICMCTPLLYAEVCIILQREVECCKGKRDPNVGETGDQVLPDFGPVRRSVEMLKQLQMGMRAFLLMASRLWTCVFFLLKKQISQMQPVKYEIFPLSPLSRHRLSIVKRKVLVLDLDETLIHSHHDGVARPTVRFGTPPDFILKVKIDRHPVRFFVHKRPHVDFFLDIVSQWYELVVFTASMEIYGAAVAEKLDNNRGILRRRYYRQHCTPEMGSYTKDLSAICSDLASVFILDNSPGAYRAYPHNAIPIKSWFSDAGDTALLSLLPVLDALRFTQDVRSVLSRNLHLHHTW
- the LOC100647475 gene encoding CTD nuclear envelope phosphatase 1 homolog isoform X4, coding for MEKRICMCTPLLYAEVECCKGKRDPNVGETGDQVLPDFGPVRRSVEMLKQLQMGMRAFLLMASRLWTCVFFLLKKQISQMQPVKYEIFPLSPLSRHRLSIVKRKVLVLDLDETLIHSHHDGVARPTVRFGTPPDFILKVKIDRHPVRFFVHKRPHVDFFLDIVSQWYELVVFTASMEIYGAAVAEKLDNNRGILRRRYYRQHCTPEMGSYTKDLSAICSDLASVFILDNSPGAYRAYPHNAIPIKSWFSDAGDTALLSLLPVLDALRFTQDVRSVLSRNLHLHHTW